From the genome of Argentina anserina chromosome 4, drPotAnse1.1, whole genome shotgun sequence, one region includes:
- the LOC126791909 gene encoding protein SIEVE ELEMENT OCCLUSION C: protein MLYTSADEVPDDVNLVNNVGVDRSEEPLGKTFGKISHEILCKWPTEEDLHTRTMLLFDLLGSYKWDAKVVLVLASFVASYGEFRLLMQLCSSNPLALSVTMLKQLPADLSPLKPRFKALSLLVNAMVDVTKYIIKFEKLSLSHVELDHEAKNTTKYIIYIAVYWIIRGILRYSSQITDSTSMKSEQYSDSTIITTWEILSLVYRLRSIYSHLRQQVEICHQQTETKLHTKLINVFKETQVDNQEVLNLLFGMTDDLPLTDCSSQAKLGLPDLKGKIVILLFSRPEFLSIDETLLLVQQTHDHPHYKNVEGSYKIVWIPIPVSTQWTAADANFFNFLSSIFPWYSIRKPWLLSSAVVTFIKEAWNYKNEPIMVVLDSQGNVINNNALDMLTIWGVIAYPFSASRAKELWQEQNWTLQFMVDAIDHRLTKWVEEERYICIYGSNNIDWILKLTGKMETIISAGVNLEMVYVCKRRSSQQMRNLITMVDNKHLSSVLSFLKSQFFWLRLECINRSKLRLGKPEITDHVLDEVSALLDMDDNDKNWAVIGRGSNAMDMVRLEESELMECIDKFPKWGQSVAELGFLSALKNSL from the exons ATGCTATACACTTCAGCTGATGAA GTTCCTGATGATGTAAATTTAGTAAACAACGTGGGAGTGGACCGATCAGAAGAACCGCTTGGGAAGACCTTCGGTAAGATTTCACATGAG ATACTTTGCAAATGGCCTACTGAAGAAGATCTACACACAAGGACAATGCTATTATTTGATTTGCTTGGAAGTTATAAGTGGGATGCAAAAGTGGTACTAGTACTTGCATCTTTTGTAGCAAGTTATGGAGAATTCAGGCTTTTAATGCAGCTATGCTCTAGTAACCCCTTGGCATTATCAGTCACAATGCTTAAGCAATTGCCTGCTGACTTGAGTCCTTTGAAACCTCGATTCAAAGCTTTAAGTTTGTTAGTCAATGCAATGGTGGATGTAACAAAGTATAtcattaaatttgaaaagctATCCCTTTCACATGTGGAGTTGGATCATGAGGCAAAGAATACTACAAAATATATCATCTACATAGCTGTCTACTGGATCATTAGAGGAATCTTGAGATACTCTTCGCAAATCACAGACTCAACATCCATGAAATCTGAGCAA TATTCAGATTCAACAATAATTACAACGTGGGAGATCTTAAGTTTGGTGTATCGGCTGCGCAGCATTTACAGTCACCTCAGACAGCAGGTGGAAATCTGTCATCAGCAAACAG AGACAAAGCTACATACGAAGCTGATCAATGTCTTCAAGGAAACTCAGGTGGACAACCAAGAGGTGCTTAACCTGTTATTCGGTATGACAGATGACTTACCACTCACGGATTGCTCCTCACAGGCAAAG CTTGGTCTACCGGATCTGAAAGGCAAGATAGTCATACTCTTGTTTTCAAGGCCAGAGTTCCTTTCAATAGACGAAACACTCTTGCTGGTTCAGCAAACACATGATCATCCTCACTACAAAAATGTAGAAGGAAGTTACAAGATCGTGTGGATCCCCATTCCAGTTTCCACTCAATGGACTGCTGCTGATgcgaatttttttaatttcctaTCAAGTATCTTTCCTTGGTACTCAATAAGGAAACCCTGGCTTCTTAGCTCTGCAGTGGTGACATTTATAAAAGAAGCATGGAACTACAAAAACGAGCCAATCATGGTGGTGTTGGATTCACAAGGGAATGTCATCAACAATAATGCACTTGACATGCTAACTATATGGGGCGTCATTGCATACCCTTTTTCAGCATCAAGAGCAAAAGAACTTTGGCAAGAACAGAACTGGACCTTGCAGTTTATGGTTGATGCAATTGACCACCGTTTAACCAAGTGG gtagaagaagaaagatataTTTGCATCTATGGGAGCAACAACATAGATTGGATCCTAAAATTGACTGGTAAGATGGAGACTATAATTAGTGCTGGAGTAAATCTTGAGATGGTGTATGTTTGCAAAAGGAGATCAAGTCAGCAAATGAGGAACCTTATAACCATGGTTGATAATAAACACTTAAGCAGTGTATTGTCTTTTTTAAAATCTCAGTTCTTCTGGCTTAGGCTGGAATGCATAAATAGATCAAAACTTCGACTAGGAAAGCCTGAAATTACTGACCATGTTCTAGATGAGGTGTCAGCACTGCTAGATATGGATGACAATGATAAGAACTGGGCAGTTATAGGGAGAGGATCCAATGCCATGGACATGGTAAGACTTGAAGAGTCAGAGCTTATGGAATGCATTGACAAGTTTCCCAAATGGGGTCAAAGTGTAGCAGAATTGGGGTTCTTGAGTGCACTTAAAAATTCCCTTTAA
- the LOC126792385 gene encoding uncharacterized protein LOC126792385: MDSSTVKTVTPSGSPFWLHWRWPKISLISLRILFSTSGCFCTNQKNHVRSFTVLSAKQCTVLVASLSLFSNPIPNNFIGFQTKGGTMNLNTVSSVASSKAFTKGSWGKSRSKHPESTPRATEQMLSKVNRRSTS; the protein is encoded by the exons ATGGA TTCTTCCACTGTAAAAACTGTTACACCATCTGGTTCTCCCTTCTGGTTACATTGGCGCTGGCCTAAAATTTCATTGATTTCTTTGAGGATTTTGTTTTCCACTTCAGGATGCTTCTGTACCAACCAAAAAAACCATG TTCGATCCTTCACTGTACTTTCAGCAAAACAATGCACTGTTTTAGTTGCTTCCTTGAGCCTCTTCTCGAACCCAATTCCAAACAACTTCATTGGCTTCCAAACAAAAGGTGGCACCATGAATCTGAACACAGTGAGCTCAGTAGCTTCTTCAAAGGCCTTCACAAAGGGAAGTTGGGGCAAATCAAGGTCCAAACACCCTGAATCAACTCCAAGAGCTACAGAGCAAATGTTGTCGAAAGTAAACCGAAGAAGCACTTCTTGA